Proteins encoded together in one Pseudoroseomonas cervicalis window:
- the cobS gene encoding cobaltochelatase subunit CobS — translation MTKVATLSDVRPTSAIDLPDMTVKVREVFGIDSDLEVPAFSVRTEHVPEVDPTYKFDRDTTLAILAGFAFNRRVMVQGYHGTGKSTHIEQVAARLNWPCIRVNLDSHISRIDLIGKDAIVLKDGKQVTEFREGILPWALQHPCAMVFDEYDAGRPDVMFVIQRVLEVEGKLTLLDQNRVIRPHGAFRIFATANTVGLGDTTGLYHGTQQINQGQMDRWNIVATLNYLPHAQESQIVAAKMGIRADDAAAKKQIDAMVALADLTRAGFIAGDISTVMSPRTVITWAENARIFGDVGFAFRLSFLNKCDEAERSTVAEYYQRCFNEEVPTGLLVRKN, via the coding sequence ATGACCAAGGTCGCTACCCTTTCCGACGTCCGCCCCACCTCCGCCATCGACCTTCCGGACATGACCGTGAAGGTGCGCGAGGTGTTCGGCATCGACAGCGACCTGGAGGTGCCCGCCTTCTCGGTCCGCACCGAGCATGTGCCGGAGGTCGATCCCACCTACAAATTCGACCGCGACACCACGCTCGCCATCCTCGCCGGCTTCGCCTTCAACCGGCGCGTCATGGTCCAGGGCTATCACGGCACCGGCAAGTCGACGCATATCGAGCAGGTGGCGGCGCGGCTGAACTGGCCCTGCATCCGCGTCAACCTCGACAGCCATATCAGCCGTATCGACCTGATCGGCAAGGACGCCATCGTCCTGAAGGATGGCAAGCAGGTCACCGAATTCCGCGAGGGCATCCTGCCCTGGGCGCTGCAGCACCCCTGCGCCATGGTGTTCGACGAGTATGACGCCGGCCGCCCGGACGTGATGTTCGTCATCCAGCGCGTGCTGGAGGTCGAGGGCAAGCTGACGCTGCTGGACCAGAACCGCGTGATCCGCCCGCATGGCGCCTTCCGCATCTTCGCCACCGCCAACACGGTGGGCCTGGGCGACACCACCGGCCTGTATCACGGCACCCAGCAGATCAATCAGGGCCAGATGGACCGCTGGAACATCGTGGCCACGCTGAACTACCTGCCGCATGCGCAGGAGAGCCAGATCGTCGCCGCCAAGATGGGCATCCGCGCCGACGACGCCGCCGCCAAGAAGCAGATCGACGCCATGGTGGCGCTGGCCGACCTGACGCGCGCCGGCTTCATCGCCGGCGACATCTCCACCGTCATGTCGCCGCGCACCGTCATCACCTGGGCCGAGAATGCCCGCATCTTCGGCGATGTCGGCTTCGCCTTCCGCCTGTCCTTCCTGAACAAGTGCGACGAGGCGGAGCGGTCCACCGTCGCCGAGTACTATCAGCGCTGCTTCAACGAGGAAGTGCCGACCGGGCTGCTGGTCCGCAAGAACTGA
- a CDS encoding esterase-like activity of phytase family protein yields the protein MIRRNRRSLLLAGLGLGGLGGCLLRGQLAEIAKLPPLPLPPGAALRSRGGLLLDRAAIGHGGWSGLHVGDDLTLSAVSDQGYWMQGRLVLDAAGAPVSLEGLRTGPIDSGFWLEPPERLTSDAESLARLPDGSWLIGFERWHHVTRHARLDGPGEIWPTPRELADAPLNAGLESLAVLPDGRCLAISEGLWTGPHGWLRAWLGGPGRWVAMGYRPAPGFVPSDACGLPDGGALVVERAFSYRQWFRGRLVRLPPEMLAEAGPGTLLQGEALLEAEALPCENWEAVSAFRHAGERWLAMLTDDNEVPVQRGLLHLFSWPN from the coding sequence GTGATCCGCCGCAACCGGCGCAGCCTGCTGCTGGCCGGGCTCGGCCTTGGCGGGCTCGGCGGCTGCCTGCTGCGCGGCCAGCTGGCCGAGATCGCGAAGCTGCCGCCGCTGCCCCTGCCACCGGGCGCGGCGCTGCGCTCGCGCGGGGGGCTGCTGCTCGACCGCGCCGCGATCGGCCATGGCGGCTGGTCGGGGCTGCATGTCGGCGACGACCTCACCCTCTCCGCCGTCAGCGACCAGGGCTATTGGATGCAGGGGCGGCTGGTGCTGGATGCCGCCGGGGCGCCTGTGTCGCTGGAGGGGCTGCGCACCGGGCCGATCGACAGCGGCTTCTGGCTGGAGCCGCCGGAGCGGCTGACCAGCGATGCGGAGAGCCTGGCGCGGCTGCCGGATGGCAGTTGGCTGATCGGCTTCGAGCGCTGGCACCATGTCACCCGCCATGCCCGGCTGGACGGCCCGGGCGAGATCTGGCCGACGCCGCGGGAGCTGGCCGATGCGCCGCTGAATGCCGGGCTGGAGAGCCTGGCGGTGCTGCCGGACGGGCGCTGCCTGGCGATCAGCGAGGGGCTGTGGACCGGGCCGCATGGCTGGCTGCGCGCCTGGCTGGGCGGGCCGGGGCGCTGGGTGGCGATGGGCTATCGCCCGGCGCCGGGCTTCGTGCCGTCGGATGCCTGCGGGTTGCCGGATGGCGGGGCGCTGGTGGTGGAGCGGGCCTTCAGCTACCGGCAATGGTTCCGCGGCCGGCTGGTGCGCCTGCCGCCCGAGATGCTGGCCGAGGCCGGCCCCGGCACGCTGCTGCAGGGCGAGGCGCTGCTGGAGGCCGAGGCCTTGCCGTGCGAGAACTGGGAGGCCGTCTCCGCCTTCCGCCATGCTGGCGAGCGCTGGCTGGCGATGCTGACGGATGACAACGAGGTTCCGGTCCAGCGCGGGTTGCTGCACCTGTTCAGCTGGCCCAACTGA
- a CDS encoding sensor histidine kinase, with translation MLSLPQRLLELGIRDRSPLWRWGVAGLLFLAALLVRLVSDPYLPPGFPFLTFFPAVIVTAFLCGTVPGLTVGAASAVAAWYFFFDPARSFVFNVPVALALGFFTSVFCLEVLLIHVMNRSLRQLRAESARQSREAELSQQLARTREVMFEELQHRVSNNLQVLAALMMLQRSEVRDPAARRVLDTAAQRLELIGRIQRSLHRPGEAGLPFDRFLRSLCQDVLQASGARAVTTEIEAEPVALAPELTVPVALITAELVANAVEHAFRDRQGRLLIRLRRGADGVLALSVQDDGAGLAPGFVAAESGSLGLRIVHALAGQIGGRFEMLPAPGGGTLCRLVFAAD, from the coding sequence GTGCTGAGCCTGCCGCAAAGGCTGCTCGAGCTCGGCATCCGCGACCGCTCGCCGCTCTGGCGCTGGGGCGTGGCCGGGCTGCTCTTCCTGGCGGCGCTGCTGGTGCGGCTGGTCTCCGACCCCTATCTGCCGCCGGGCTTTCCCTTCCTCACCTTCTTCCCCGCCGTCATCGTTACCGCCTTCCTCTGCGGCACGGTGCCGGGGCTGACGGTGGGCGCGGCCTCGGCCGTCGCCGCCTGGTATTTCTTCTTCGACCCGGCGCGGAGCTTCGTCTTCAACGTCCCGGTGGCGCTGGCGCTGGGCTTCTTCACCTCGGTCTTCTGCCTCGAGGTGCTGCTGATCCATGTGATGAACCGCTCGCTGCGCCAGCTGCGGGCGGAAAGCGCCCGGCAATCGCGCGAGGCGGAGCTGAGCCAGCAGCTGGCCCGCACGCGGGAGGTGATGTTCGAGGAGCTGCAGCACCGCGTCTCCAACAATCTGCAGGTGCTGGCGGCGCTGATGATGCTGCAGCGGAGCGAGGTGCGCGACCCCGCCGCCCGCCGCGTGCTGGACACCGCGGCGCAGCGGCTGGAGCTGATCGGCCGCATCCAGCGCAGCCTGCACCGGCCGGGCGAGGCCGGGCTGCCCTTCGACCGCTTCCTGCGCAGCCTGTGCCAGGACGTGCTGCAGGCCAGCGGCGCCCGGGCGGTGACGACGGAGATCGAGGCCGAGCCCGTGGCGCTGGCGCCGGAGCTGACCGTGCCGGTCGCGCTGATCACCGCCGAGCTGGTGGCCAATGCGGTGGAGCATGCCTTCCGCGACCGCCAGGGCCGGCTGCTGATCCGGCTGCGGCGCGGCGCGGATGGCGTGCTGGCGCTGTCGGTGCAGGATGATGGCGCGGGGCTGGCGCCGGGCTTCGTCGCCGCCGAGAGCGGCAGCCTCGGCCTGCGCATCGTGCACGCTCTGGCCGGGCAGATCGGCGGCCGTTTCGAGATGCTGCCCGCCCCCGGCGGCGGCACGCTGTGCCGCCTGGTCTTCGCCGCCGACTAG
- a CDS encoding acetyl-CoA carboxylase carboxyltransferase subunit alpha translates to MRHFLDFEKPLAELEGKIEELRRTTDAGGIDVAEEVGRLSDKAEKLLQATYAKLTPWQKTQVARHPDRPKCLAYVSTLIEGFTPLAGDRAFADDAAVIGGMGRFRGRAVMVLGTEKGTDTESRVKHNFGMAKPEGYRKARRLMELAGRFGLPILSFVDTSGAFPGIEAEARGQAEAIARSIEACLDAPVPVISTIIGEGGSGGAIALAAADRVLMLEHSIYSVISPEGCASILWRDAAQASTAADALKLTAEDLRRLQLIDQVVPEPLGGAHRDAVKTVQAVGNQIAACLEPLLALDSGTLKARRREKFLEMGRHGVA, encoded by the coding sequence ATGCGCCACTTCCTGGATTTCGAGAAGCCGCTTGCCGAGCTCGAAGGCAAGATCGAGGAACTGCGCCGCACCACCGATGCCGGCGGCATCGACGTGGCGGAGGAGGTCGGCCGGCTCTCCGACAAGGCGGAGAAGCTGCTGCAGGCGACCTATGCCAAGCTGACGCCCTGGCAGAAGACCCAGGTGGCCCGCCATCCGGACCGGCCGAAATGCCTGGCCTATGTCAGCACGCTGATCGAGGGCTTCACGCCGCTGGCCGGCGACCGCGCCTTCGCCGACGACGCGGCGGTGATCGGCGGCATGGGCCGCTTCCGCGGCCGCGCCGTGATGGTGCTGGGCACCGAGAAGGGCACCGACACCGAAAGCCGCGTGAAGCACAATTTCGGCATGGCCAAGCCCGAGGGCTACCGCAAGGCGCGGCGGCTGATGGAACTGGCCGGCCGCTTCGGCCTGCCCATCCTGTCCTTCGTCGACACCTCCGGCGCCTTCCCCGGCATCGAGGCCGAGGCGCGCGGCCAGGCCGAGGCCATCGCCCGCTCGATCGAGGCCTGCCTGGACGCGCCGGTGCCGGTGATCTCCACCATCATCGGCGAGGGCGGCTCGGGCGGCGCCATCGCGCTGGCTGCCGCCGACCGCGTGCTGATGCTGGAGCATTCGATCTATTCGGTGATCAGCCCCGAGGGCTGCGCCAGCATCCTGTGGCGCGACGCCGCCCAGGCCAGCACCGCGGCGGACGCGCTGAAGCTGACCGCCGAGGATCTGCGCCGCCTGCAGCTGATCGACCAGGTGGTGCCGGAGCCGCTGGGCGGCGCGCATCGCGACGCGGTCAAGACGGTGCAGGCCGTGGGCAACCAGATTGCCGCCTGCCTGGAGCCGCTGCTGGCGCTGGATTCCGGCACGCTGAAGGCCCGCCGCCGCGAGAAATTCCTGGAGATGGGCCGGCACGGCGTCGCCTGA
- the cobT gene encoding cobaltochelatase subunit CobT, whose translation MSGSKDPTRQEEFKRATAGTLRAIARNAEVQVAFQPGPSGLAGKRARLPLPTRALPPGEMARLRGAADAIALRLRHHDEAAHAARTPARREAKEVFDALEQARVEVVGSRLMPGVAANLSARLSETCEAEGYDRMTRKDQLPLPAALSLLARERLSGQPAPEAAQRVLDLWRHSLGEKADTALDEMAAASDDQDKFARAARKLLSALDLAEAEVEAEAEDDEQAEEGAEATSQQDNSSEGEAQSQESDPTLGAQPESMQGEGAEEEGETQEEEGVAAEGEDRPGGPQQRREVPPADDSSVYRAFTKKFDEEVSAEDLCDSEELARLRQQLDQQLSHLQGVVSKLANRLQRRLLAQQQRAWEFDLEEGMLDAARLARIVANPLLSLSYKREREADFRDTVVTLLIDNSGSMRGRPISVAAMCCDILARTLERCSVKVEILGFTTRAWKGGQSRERWVQEGKPRNPGRLNDLRHVIYKAADAPWRRARKNLGLMLREGLLKENIDGEALDWAYRRLLTRPEKRRILMVISDGAPVDDSTLSVNPGNYLERHLRKVIGDIEGRQAVELIAIGIGHDVTRYYRRAVTIVDAEELGGTMMKKLAELFDEDAAAAFQRAATERAPLLA comes from the coding sequence ATGAGCGGCAGCAAGGACCCGACCCGGCAAGAAGAATTCAAGCGGGCGACCGCCGGCACGCTGCGCGCCATCGCGCGCAATGCCGAGGTGCAGGTGGCCTTCCAGCCCGGCCCCTCCGGCCTGGCCGGCAAGCGCGCCCGGCTGCCGCTGCCGACCCGCGCCCTGCCGCCCGGCGAGATGGCGCGGCTGCGCGGCGCCGCGGACGCCATCGCGCTGCGGCTGCGCCACCATGACGAGGCGGCGCACGCCGCCCGCACCCCGGCCCGCCGCGAGGCCAAGGAAGTCTTCGACGCCCTCGAACAGGCGCGCGTTGAGGTGGTGGGCTCCCGGCTGATGCCCGGCGTTGCCGCCAACCTCTCCGCCCGGCTCTCGGAGACCTGCGAGGCCGAGGGCTATGACCGGATGACCCGCAAGGACCAGCTGCCGCTGCCGGCGGCGCTGTCCCTGCTGGCGCGCGAGCGCCTCTCCGGCCAGCCGGCGCCCGAGGCGGCGCAGCGTGTGCTGGACCTCTGGCGCCATTCGCTGGGCGAGAAGGCCGACACGGCGCTCGACGAGATGGCCGCCGCCAGCGACGACCAGGACAAATTCGCCCGCGCCGCGCGCAAGCTGCTCTCCGCCCTCGACCTCGCCGAGGCCGAGGTGGAGGCCGAGGCCGAGGATGACGAGCAGGCCGAGGAAGGCGCCGAGGCCACCAGCCAGCAGGACAATTCCTCCGAGGGCGAGGCGCAGAGCCAGGAGAGCGACCCGACACTCGGCGCCCAGCCGGAATCCATGCAGGGCGAGGGCGCCGAGGAAGAGGGCGAGACCCAGGAGGAAGAGGGCGTCGCGGCCGAGGGCGAGGACCGCCCTGGCGGCCCGCAGCAGCGCCGCGAGGTGCCGCCGGCCGATGATTCCAGCGTCTACCGCGCCTTCACCAAGAAGTTCGACGAGGAGGTCTCGGCCGAGGATCTCTGCGATTCCGAGGAGCTGGCGCGGCTGCGCCAGCAGCTCGACCAGCAGCTTTCCCATCTGCAGGGCGTCGTCTCCAAGCTTGCCAACCGGCTGCAGCGGCGGCTGCTGGCGCAGCAGCAGCGCGCCTGGGAGTTCGACCTGGAGGAGGGCATGCTGGATGCGGCCCGCCTGGCGCGCATCGTGGCGAACCCGCTGCTCTCGCTCTCCTACAAGCGCGAGCGCGAGGCGGATTTCCGCGACACCGTCGTCACCCTGCTGATCGACAATTCCGGCTCGATGCGCGGGCGGCCGATCTCGGTCGCCGCCATGTGCTGCGACATCCTGGCCCGCACGCTGGAGCGCTGCTCGGTCAAGGTGGAGATCCTGGGCTTCACGACGCGCGCCTGGAAGGGCGGGCAGTCGCGCGAGCGCTGGGTGCAGGAGGGCAAGCCGCGCAATCCGGGCCGGCTGAACGACCTGCGCCACGTCATCTACAAGGCGGCGGACGCGCCCTGGCGGCGCGCGCGCAAGAATCTCGGCCTGATGCTGCGCGAGGGGCTGCTGAAGGAGAATATCGACGGCGAGGCGCTGGACTGGGCGTATCGCCGCCTGCTCACCCGCCCCGAGAAGCGGCGCATCCTGATGGTCATTTCGGATGGCGCGCCGGTCGATGACAGCACGCTGTCGGTCAACCCGGGCAACTATCTGGAGCGCCACCTGCGCAAGGTGATCGGCGATATCGAGGGGCGGCAGGCGGTGGAGCTGATCGCCATCGGCATCGGCCATGACGTCACCCGCTACTACCGCCGCGCCGTCACCATCGTCGATGCCGAGGAGCTGGGCGGCACGATGATGAAGAAGCTGGCCGAGCTGTTCGACGAGGATGCGGCCGCCGCCTTCCAGCGCGCCGCGACGGAGCGGGCGCCGCTGCTGGCGTGA
- a CDS encoding site-specific tyrosine recombinase XerD: MDRHSEAFLEMLAAERGAARNTLAAYRADLEDVAGFARRQGGTLAGADTELLRRYIAGLTDAGLSPRTAARRLSALRQFYRFLAAEGVRADDPTEILDSPRQPSRVPKALRREEVEALLDAATRLPGKRGPLATALLELLYCSGLRASELVSLPARALAQDSPLVLVRGKGNKERLVPISERARLAALSLQDPKKPSKWLFPSRGASGHLTRQSLLLLVKQAALAAGLDPAKLSPHVLRHSFATHLLEGGADLRALQMLLGHADIATTQIYTRVLEERLRQIVETHHPLAGSEV, from the coding sequence ATGGACCGCCACAGCGAGGCCTTCCTGGAAATGCTGGCGGCCGAGCGTGGCGCCGCCCGCAACACGCTGGCCGCCTATCGGGCCGATCTGGAGGATGTCGCGGGTTTCGCGCGGCGCCAGGGCGGCACGCTGGCCGGCGCCGACACCGAGCTGCTGCGCCGCTACATCGCCGGGCTGACCGATGCCGGGCTGTCGCCGCGCACCGCGGCGCGGCGGCTCTCCGCCCTGCGGCAATTCTACCGCTTCCTGGCGGCGGAGGGCGTGCGCGCCGACGACCCGACCGAGATCCTGGACAGCCCGCGCCAGCCCTCCCGCGTGCCCAAGGCGCTGCGGCGGGAGGAGGTGGAGGCGCTGCTGGACGCTGCCACGCGCCTGCCGGGCAAGCGCGGCCCGCTGGCGACGGCGCTGCTGGAACTGCTCTACTGCTCCGGCCTGCGCGCCAGCGAGCTGGTCTCGCTGCCCGCACGGGCGCTCGCGCAGGACAGCCCGCTGGTGCTGGTGCGCGGCAAGGGCAACAAGGAAAGGCTGGTGCCGATCTCGGAGCGCGCGCGGCTGGCGGCGCTGTCGCTGCAGGACCCGAAGAAGCCCTCCAAATGGCTGTTCCCCTCGCGCGGGGCATCCGGCCACCTGACGCGGCAGAGCCTGCTGCTGCTGGTCAAGCAGGCGGCGCTGGCGGCGGGGCTGGACCCGGCGAAGCTCAGCCCGCATGTGCTGCGGCATTCCTTCGCCACCCATCTGCTGGAGGGCGGCGCCGATCTGCGCGCGCTGCAGATGCTGCTGGGGCATGCCGACATCGCCACCACGCAGATCTACACGCGCGTGCTGGAAGAGCGGCTGCGGCAGATTGTCGAGACGCACCATCCGCTGGCAGGAAGTGAAGTATAA
- a CDS encoding J domain-containing protein, producing the protein MARRGERPRSDSSTPFRPCDAPGCEAAGEFRAPRDRSRLRDYYHFCLEHVRAYNQAWDYYKGMAPDEIETALRDDSGWQRPTWPLGRLGGTRKLNPEIFRDPLGLFGEAPPTPRKSAKEAPPELRAALDMLGLGWPLEEETLRARYKELAKRYHPDTNGGDKTAEDRLKDINRAYSLLRKRLAAAAQEGAAKPDPSAASRAA; encoded by the coding sequence ATGGCCCGCCGCGGCGAACGTCCCCGATCCGACAGCTCCACCCCCTTCAGGCCCTGCGACGCGCCGGGCTGCGAGGCTGCGGGTGAGTTCCGTGCCCCGCGTGACCGGTCACGCCTGCGCGACTACTACCATTTCTGCCTGGAGCATGTCCGCGCCTACAACCAGGCCTGGGACTACTACAAGGGCATGGCGCCGGATGAGATCGAGACGGCGCTGCGCGACGACAGCGGCTGGCAGCGCCCGACCTGGCCGCTCGGCCGGCTGGGCGGCACGCGCAAGCTGAACCCGGAGATCTTCCGCGATCCGCTGGGCCTGTTCGGCGAGGCGCCGCCGACGCCCCGCAAGAGCGCCAAGGAAGCGCCGCCGGAGCTGCGCGCCGCGCTCGACATGCTGGGCCTTGGCTGGCCGCTCGAGGAGGAGACGCTGCGCGCCCGCTACAAGGAGCTGGCCAAGCGCTACCATCCGGACACCAATGGCGGGGACAAGACCGCCGAGGATCGTCTGAAGGACATCAATCGCGCCTACAGCCTGCTGCGCAAGCGGCTGGCGGCGGCGGCGCAGGAGGGCGCGGCCAAGCCCGACCCCTCCGCCGCCAGCCGGGCCGCATGA
- the aroB gene encoding 3-dehydroquinate synthase, which translates to MSRNLGLAIVPPAAPTAPDADPAPFAPAPAANLLPRGGMTRSIVLIGMPGAGKSSIGKRLAQRLGLPFRDADTEIEAAAGQPITEIFARYGEPHFREGERRVIARLLAGPPLVLATGGGAYADAETRRAIRDSGALAVWLRCSIPVLLPRVSGRATRPMFLNQDPSEVLARLMAARHPLYAEADIIVNCPDESPDATTDRVQEAIAGHAPPARLPVPLSGGRAYDVLVGEGLLDRAGGLIAPVLPARRVAIVSDAAVAALHLPRLRAGLQEAGFEIRASLTVPPGEASKSFSQFAALMEDLLAAGVDRRTAIVALGGGVVGDLAGFAAAAALRGLPFVQIPTTLLAQVDSSVGGKTGINLRAGKNLAGAFHQPRIVLADTGALATLPPRELRAGYAEVAKHGLLQGPLWEWCEANGAKAVAGDPAALRHAVLESCRLKGAVVAADEHEESPEGGRALLNLGHTFGHAIEAECGYDGSLLHGEGVAIGLGLAARLSALLGLCDAGLPARVEAHIASVGLPARLSHLPRRFTLAALMNRMRKDKKVRDGALRFVLLRGPGQAFTKDDVDPAMVEALLRAEGAVG; encoded by the coding sequence GTGTCACGCAACCTCGGCCTTGCCATCGTTCCGCCCGCCGCACCGACGGCGCCCGACGCCGACCCCGCGCCCTTCGCCCCGGCGCCGGCGGCGAACCTGCTGCCGCGCGGCGGGATGACCCGCTCCATCGTGCTGATCGGCATGCCCGGCGCCGGCAAATCCTCGATCGGCAAGCGCCTGGCCCAGCGCCTCGGCCTGCCCTTCCGCGACGCGGACACCGAGATCGAGGCCGCAGCCGGCCAGCCCATCACCGAGATCTTCGCCCGCTATGGCGAGCCGCATTTCCGCGAGGGCGAGCGCCGCGTCATCGCCCGCCTGCTGGCCGGCCCGCCTTTGGTGCTGGCCACCGGCGGCGGCGCCTATGCCGATGCCGAGACGCGCCGCGCCATCCGCGACTCCGGCGCGCTGGCGGTCTGGCTGCGCTGCTCCATCCCGGTGCTGCTGCCGCGCGTCTCCGGCCGCGCCACGCGGCCGATGTTCCTGAACCAGGACCCGTCCGAGGTCCTGGCCCGCCTGATGGCCGCGCGCCATCCGCTCTATGCCGAGGCCGATATCATCGTGAACTGCCCCGACGAAAGCCCCGACGCCACCACCGACCGCGTGCAGGAGGCGATCGCCGGCCATGCCCCGCCGGCCCGCCTGCCGGTGCCGCTCTCCGGCGGCCGCGCCTATGACGTGCTGGTGGGCGAGGGCCTGCTGGACCGCGCCGGCGGGCTGATCGCCCCGGTGCTGCCGGCCCGCCGCGTCGCCATCGTCAGCGATGCCGCCGTCGCCGCCCTGCACCTGCCGCGGCTGCGCGCGGGGCTGCAGGAGGCGGGCTTCGAGATCCGCGCCAGCCTGACCGTGCCGCCCGGCGAGGCCTCCAAGAGTTTTTCGCAGTTTGCCGCGCTGATGGAGGACCTGCTGGCCGCCGGGGTCGACCGGCGCACCGCCATCGTGGCCCTCGGTGGCGGTGTGGTCGGCGATCTCGCCGGCTTCGCCGCTGCCGCCGCCCTGCGCGGCCTGCCCTTCGTGCAGATCCCGACCACCCTGCTGGCCCAGGTGGACAGCTCGGTCGGCGGCAAGACCGGCATCAACCTGCGCGCCGGCAAGAACCTGGCCGGCGCCTTCCACCAGCCGCGCATCGTGCTGGCCGATACCGGCGCCCTGGCCACCCTGCCCCCGCGCGAGCTGCGCGCCGGCTATGCCGAGGTCGCCAAGCACGGCCTGCTGCAGGGCCCGCTCTGGGAGTGGTGCGAGGCGAATGGCGCGAAGGCCGTCGCCGGCGACCCCGCTGCCCTGCGCCACGCCGTGCTGGAAAGCTGCCGCCTGAAGGGCGCCGTGGTCGCCGCCGACGAGCATGAGGAAAGCCCCGAAGGCGGCCGCGCCCTGCTCAACCTCGGCCACACCTTCGGCCACGCCATCGAGGCCGAATGCGGCTACGATGGCAGCCTGCTGCATGGCGAGGGCGTCGCCATCGGCCTCGGCCTCGCCGCCCGCCTCTCCGCCCTGCTCGGCCTCTGCGACGCCGGGCTGCCGGCGCGGGTGGAGGCGCATATCGCCTCGGTCGGCCTGCCCGCCCGCCTCTCGCATCTGCCGCGCCGCTTCACCCTGGCCGCGCTGATGAACCGCATGCGCAAGGACAAGAAGGTGCGCGACGGCGCCCTGCGCTTTGTCCTGCTGCGCGGGCCGGGCCAGGCCTTCACCAAGGATGATGTCGACCCGGCCATGGTCGAGGCGCTGCTGCGGGCCGAGGGCGCCGTCGGCTGA
- the argJ gene encoding bifunctional glutamate N-acetyltransferase/amino-acid acetyltransferase ArgJ: MAGKLPVSPLAMPLPAVPPIAGVRLGVAAAGIRYKGRNDLTFMEFAPGTTVAGVFTRNKCPGAPVDWCRAALKSGKARALVVNAGNANVFTGKPGRDAVQATADAAAALVGCKPKEVFLASTGVIGETLPHEKLTAALPALHGQLSEAGWEDAARGIMTTDTFPKACVRKAEIGGVEVTIAGIAKGSGMVAPDMATMLCFIATDAKIPAAALQAMLKKGTDASFNRTTVDSDTSTSDTVLVFATGQVKHPRVPAEGGAMLKDFARALNELLLDLALQVVRDGEGAQKLIRIDVTGATTGRSAQKIAMAIANSPLVKTAIAGEDANWGRIVMAVGKAGEPADRDLLSVAVGGTWMAKEGGVVPGYDEAPVVAHMKGREIEIAVDIGLGKGKATAWTCDLTHGYIDINGSYRS; the protein is encoded by the coding sequence ATGGCTGGCAAGCTCCCCGTCTCCCCTCTCGCGATGCCGCTTCCCGCGGTGCCGCCGATCGCCGGCGTCCGGCTCGGCGTCGCGGCGGCGGGCATCCGATACAAGGGCCGCAACGACCTCACCTTCATGGAATTCGCCCCCGGCACCACGGTGGCCGGCGTGTTCACCCGCAACAAATGCCCGGGCGCCCCGGTCGATTGGTGCCGCGCGGCGCTGAAGAGCGGCAAGGCCCGCGCCCTGGTGGTGAATGCCGGCAACGCCAATGTCTTCACCGGCAAGCCCGGCCGCGACGCGGTGCAGGCCACCGCCGATGCGGCGGCCGCCCTGGTCGGCTGCAAGCCGAAGGAGGTCTTCCTGGCCTCCACCGGCGTCATCGGCGAGACCCTGCCGCATGAGAAGCTGACCGCCGCCCTGCCCGCCCTGCATGGCCAGCTCTCCGAGGCCGGCTGGGAGGATGCCGCGCGCGGCATCATGACCACCGATACCTTCCCCAAGGCCTGTGTCCGCAAGGCGGAGATCGGCGGGGTCGAGGTGACCATCGCCGGCATCGCCAAGGGCTCGGGCATGGTGGCGCCGGACATGGCGACGATGCTCTGCTTCATCGCCACCGACGCCAAGATCCCGGCCGCGGCGCTGCAGGCGATGCTGAAGAAGGGCACGGATGCCAGCTTCAACCGCACCACGGTGGATAGCGACACCTCGACCAGCGACACGGTGCTGGTCTTCGCCACCGGCCAGGTGAAGCATCCGCGCGTACCCGCCGAGGGCGGCGCCATGCTGAAGGATTTCGCCCGCGCGCTGAACGAGCTGCTGCTCGACCTGGCGCTGCAGGTGGTGCGCGATGGCGAGGGCGCGCAGAAGCTGATCCGCATCGACGTGACCGGCGCCACCACCGGCCGCTCGGCGCAGAAGATCGCCATGGCGATCGCCAATTCCCCGCTGGTGAAGACCGCCATCGCCGGCGAGGACGCCAATTGGGGCCGCATCGTCATGGCCGTCGGCAAGGCGGGCGAGCCGGCCGATCGCGACCTGCTCTCGGTCGCCGTCGGCGGCACCTGGATGGCGAAGGAGGGCGGCGTCGTCCCCGGCTATGACGAGGCGCCGGTGGTGGCCCATATGAAGGGCCGCGAGATCGAGATCGCCGTCGATATCGGCCTGGGCAAGGGCAAGGCGACCGCCTGGACCTGCGACCTGACGCATGGCTATATCGACATCAATGGCAGCTACCGCAGCTGA
- a CDS encoding BolA family transcriptional regulator: MLTRAERMREVLLEAFAAAEIRIEDDSHRHAGHAGARPGGETHYNLVVIAPDFRGMNRVARSRAVHAALAAEFGSGLHALSLRLLTPEEAAPGGPR; encoded by the coding sequence ATGCTGACACGCGCCGAACGCATGCGGGAAGTCCTCCTGGAGGCCTTCGCCGCGGCCGAGATCCGGATCGAGGATGACAGCCACCGCCATGCCGGCCATGCCGGCGCCCGGCCGGGGGGCGAGACGCATTACAATCTGGTGGTGATCGCCCCGGATTTCCGGGGGATGAACCGCGTGGCACGGTCGCGCGCCGTGCATGCCGCGCTGGCCGCCGAATTCGGCAGCGGGCTGCATGCGCTGTCGCTGCGCCTGCTGACGCCCGAGGAAGCGGCGCCCGGCGGCCCCCGCTGA